From the Leifsonia sp. AG29 genome, one window contains:
- the galU gene encoding UTP--glucose-1-phosphate uridylyltransferase GalU: MTSTVTKAVIPAAGLGTRFLPATKAMPKEMLPVVDKPAIQYVVEEAVASGLHDVLLVTGRNKNALENHFDRNTELEDALRKKGDDDRLRQVSYSTSLADMHYVRQGDPRGLGHAVLRARMHIGHEPFAVLLGDDIIDARDPLLGRMLEVQRALNTTVVALMEVPPESIHLYGAAAVVETDEEDVVRITGLVEKPNRKNAPSCYAVIGRYVLRPEIFDVLEKTEPGKGGEIQLTDALQGLATAPAWTGGVHGVIFRGRRYDTGDRLDYLKAIVQLAVAREDLGPDLLPWLKEFATTAGPAQTAPIPTFPAKNPTVAPPAVRRPAARVEDKPSDREELLASAV, translated from the coding sequence GTGACCAGCACCGTGACGAAAGCCGTGATCCCGGCAGCGGGCCTCGGCACCCGGTTCCTGCCCGCGACGAAGGCCATGCCGAAGGAGATGCTCCCGGTCGTCGACAAGCCGGCGATCCAGTACGTCGTGGAGGAGGCGGTCGCCTCCGGCCTGCACGACGTGCTGCTCGTGACCGGTCGTAACAAGAACGCGCTCGAGAACCACTTCGACCGCAACACCGAGCTGGAGGACGCGCTCCGGAAGAAGGGCGACGACGACCGGCTCCGGCAGGTCAGCTATTCGACCTCCCTCGCCGACATGCACTACGTGCGGCAGGGCGACCCGAGGGGGCTCGGCCACGCCGTCCTGCGAGCCCGCATGCACATCGGGCACGAGCCGTTCGCTGTCCTGCTCGGCGACGACATCATCGATGCTCGCGACCCGCTGCTCGGACGCATGCTGGAGGTTCAGCGCGCGCTCAACACGACCGTCGTCGCCCTGATGGAGGTGCCGCCCGAGTCGATCCATCTCTACGGCGCCGCCGCCGTCGTCGAGACCGACGAGGAGGACGTGGTGCGGATCACCGGCCTCGTCGAGAAGCCGAACCGGAAGAACGCTCCGTCCTGCTACGCGGTCATCGGCCGGTACGTGCTGCGTCCCGAGATCTTCGACGTCCTCGAGAAGACCGAGCCCGGCAAGGGAGGCGAGATCCAGCTCACCGACGCGCTGCAGGGCCTGGCGACCGCTCCCGCCTGGACCGGCGGCGTCCACGGCGTGATCTTCCGGGGACGGAGGTACGACACCGGCGATCGGCTCGACTATCTGAAGGCGATCGTGCAGCTGGCCGTTGCTCGCGAAGACCTGGGCCCCGACCTCCTGCCCTGGCTCAAGGAGTTCGCCACGACCGCCGGCCCCGCGCAGACGGCGCCGATCCCGACGTTCCCCGCGAAGAACCCGACGGTCGCGCCTCCCGCTGTTCGTCGGCCGGCGGCGCGTGTCGAGGACAAGCCGTCCGACAGGGAGGAGCTGCTCGCGTCCGCGGTCTGA
- a CDS encoding UDP-glucose dehydrogenase family protein has protein sequence MTAPKKSPIQPAPRISVIGTGYLGATHAAAMAELGFDVVGVDTDPQKVEALKEGRAPFFEPGLPELILRNVSAGRLTFTTDLAEAVAVSDVHFICVGTPQQSGSFAANLSYVEAAARGIAENLTHDGLIVGKSTVPVGTGARLRAIVADAAPAGVDVELVWNPEFLREGKAVEDTLSPDRLVFGGTSARAESTLRRIYEKPIADGSPVLVADLPTAELVKVSANAFLATKISFINAIAEVCDAAGADVSLLADALGHDSRIGRQFLNAGLGFGGGCLPKDIRALMHRSGELGAHAAVGLLQQVDEINMGRRQRVIDLALRALGGSVLNRRIGVLGAAFKPHTDDVRDSPALNVAAALHLRGAQVVVYDPQARHTAQRLFPTLGYADSMAEAVTGADLTIVLTEWDEFTGADPVALAGLVKGRTVIDGRNCLDAAAWSAAGWAVHAMGTVPAPAPLADDAAALVGSR, from the coding sequence ATGACCGCTCCCAAGAAGTCCCCGATCCAGCCCGCGCCGCGCATCAGCGTCATCGGCACCGGCTACCTCGGCGCCACGCACGCGGCCGCGATGGCCGAGCTCGGTTTCGACGTCGTCGGCGTCGACACCGACCCGCAGAAGGTGGAGGCGCTGAAGGAGGGACGCGCCCCCTTCTTCGAGCCGGGGCTGCCCGAGCTCATCCTCCGCAACGTCTCCGCCGGACGCCTGACGTTCACGACCGACCTCGCCGAGGCCGTCGCCGTCTCCGACGTCCACTTCATCTGCGTGGGAACGCCTCAGCAGTCGGGCTCGTTCGCCGCGAACCTCTCCTACGTGGAGGCGGCGGCGCGCGGGATCGCCGAGAACCTCACGCACGACGGGCTGATCGTCGGCAAGTCGACCGTCCCCGTCGGCACGGGCGCCCGCCTCCGCGCGATCGTGGCCGACGCCGCCCCGGCCGGGGTCGATGTCGAGCTCGTCTGGAACCCGGAGTTCCTCCGCGAGGGCAAGGCGGTCGAGGACACGCTGTCGCCCGACCGGCTCGTCTTCGGCGGGACCTCGGCCCGAGCCGAGTCGACCCTGCGCCGGATCTACGAGAAGCCGATCGCCGACGGCTCGCCGGTGCTCGTGGCCGACCTGCCGACGGCCGAGCTGGTGAAGGTGAGCGCCAACGCCTTCCTCGCCACGAAGATCTCGTTCATCAACGCGATCGCGGAGGTGTGCGACGCGGCCGGCGCGGATGTGAGCCTCCTGGCCGACGCGCTCGGTCACGATTCGCGCATCGGGCGGCAGTTCCTCAACGCGGGGCTGGGCTTCGGCGGGGGATGCCTCCCGAAGGACATCCGCGCTCTCATGCACCGCTCGGGCGAGCTGGGCGCGCACGCGGCCGTGGGCCTCCTGCAGCAGGTGGACGAGATCAACATGGGGCGTCGCCAGCGGGTCATCGACCTCGCGCTGAGGGCGCTGGGCGGCTCGGTGCTCAACCGCCGGATCGGCGTGCTCGGGGCGGCGTTCAAGCCGCACACCGATGACGTCCGGGACTCGCCCGCGCTGAACGTGGCCGCGGCCCTCCACCTGCGCGGCGCACAGGTCGTGGTGTACGACCCGCAGGCCCGCCACACCGCGCAGCGGCTGTTCCCCACCCTCGGCTACGCCGACTCGATGGCGGAGGCGGTGACCGGCGCCGACCTGACGATCGTGCTCACCGAGTGGGACGAGTTCACCGGCGCGGACCCCGTCGCCCTGGCCGGCCTCGTGAAGGGGCGGACCGTCATCGATGGGCGAAACTGCCTCGACGCGGCAGCCTGGAGCGCCGCGGGCTGGGCCGTCCACGCGATGGGCACCGTCCCCGCACCGGCCCCGCTCGCCGACGACGCGGCCGCTCTCGTCGGCAGCCGCTGA
- a CDS encoding glycoside hydrolase family 26 protein, translating into MSELNLTARAASWWASSRSRSQATAAAALVLTSILVAISAFVWTSPGAAPVREAVEQAATAAIPFAEQNAELKSNLDRATQTIASQKGKLTAMQAQSLAAQATAAKKLALAQQQVTAAQSQLADVKAQLAAAKSAGSSSAGGHGSAAGTSASAGGKATSGGGSGGSGDSAPAPITAPARAQLVQPAKRYYGMYTEQAPFNWATFDATSSKVGVSPNLVGYFSGWDEEFRANAVTRSWEQGRLPMMTWESRPIDAGNDTNVAPAYSLPKIIGGDFDDYLHRYAKAIVATGLPLAIRLDHEMNGVWYPWAETDAKGASINGNSPGDYVKMWRHVHDVFQQEGANNLVIWVWAPNIVNNLPASHKVDGFLESLYPGDDYVDWVGLSGYMRPPFKTDQTFTFDYSFTPSLNKLRSITTKPIVLAEVGASETGGHKAAWITSFFDSLAKPENSDIIGFSWFDLAVTSYVEGVRATNDWRVDSRADSLSAFISGLTRPEDDFTLTPAP; encoded by the coding sequence TTGTCTGAGCTCAATCTCACCGCTCGCGCCGCATCCTGGTGGGCTTCCTCGCGTTCCCGCTCCCAGGCCACCGCGGCCGCCGCACTCGTGCTGACGAGCATCCTCGTGGCGATCTCGGCCTTCGTCTGGACGTCGCCGGGCGCCGCCCCGGTCCGCGAGGCGGTCGAACAGGCCGCGACCGCCGCCATCCCGTTCGCCGAGCAGAACGCCGAACTCAAGAGCAACCTGGACCGTGCGACCCAGACCATCGCCTCCCAGAAGGGGAAGCTCACGGCGATGCAGGCCCAGTCGCTCGCGGCGCAGGCGACCGCCGCCAAGAAGCTGGCCCTCGCCCAGCAGCAGGTCACCGCGGCGCAGAGCCAGCTGGCCGATGTGAAGGCGCAGCTCGCCGCGGCCAAGTCGGCGGGCTCGTCCTCCGCGGGGGGCCACGGATCCGCGGCCGGCACATCGGCATCCGCCGGAGGGAAGGCAACGTCGGGAGGCGGCTCCGGTGGTTCCGGCGACTCGGCTCCGGCTCCGATCACCGCGCCGGCCCGCGCCCAGCTGGTTCAGCCGGCCAAGCGCTACTACGGCATGTACACCGAGCAGGCGCCGTTCAACTGGGCCACGTTCGATGCCACCAGCTCGAAGGTCGGGGTGTCGCCGAACCTCGTCGGCTACTTCTCCGGCTGGGACGAGGAGTTCCGGGCCAACGCGGTGACCCGGTCGTGGGAGCAGGGTCGCCTGCCCATGATGACCTGGGAGTCGCGGCCGATCGATGCGGGCAACGACACGAACGTCGCTCCCGCCTACTCACTCCCCAAGATCATCGGCGGGGACTTCGACGACTACCTCCACCGCTACGCGAAGGCGATCGTCGCGACGGGTCTCCCGCTGGCGATCCGCCTCGATCACGAGATGAACGGCGTGTGGTACCCGTGGGCGGAGACCGACGCCAAGGGCGCCTCCATCAACGGCAACAGCCCCGGGGACTACGTCAAGATGTGGCGCCACGTGCACGACGTCTTCCAGCAGGAGGGCGCGAACAACCTGGTGATCTGGGTCTGGGCGCCGAACATCGTGAACAACCTCCCGGCATCGCACAAGGTCGACGGCTTCCTGGAGTCGCTCTACCCGGGCGACGACTACGTGGACTGGGTCGGGCTCTCCGGATACATGCGACCGCCGTTCAAGACCGACCAGACCTTCACGTTCGACTACTCGTTCACGCCGAGCCTGAACAAGCTGAGGTCGATCACGACCAAGCCGATCGTCCTGGCCGAGGTGGGCGCCTCCGAGACCGGCGGCCACAAGGCCGCCTGGATCACGTCGTTCTTCGACAGCCTCGCGAAACCCGAGAACAGCGACATCATCGGCTTCTCGTGGTTCGACCTCGCCGTGACCAGCTACGTCGAGGGCGTCCGCGCCACCAACGACTGGCGCGTCGACTCCCGTGCCGACAGCCTGTCCGCCTTCATCTCGGGCCTCACCAGACCCGAGGACGACTTCACCCTCACCCCGGCTCCCTGA
- a CDS encoding glycosyltransferase family 2 protein — protein MFIFLLQLRHMLGGHPEFYLFAIYSGLIWVIWLVKVLMSRRYRPYTGEFHGTTSVVVPVVDEPLDLFRDVLGRMVEQRPGEIIVVINGAPNPELAEVCEEFAPLVRWVHTPIPGKRNAVMIGTRMSTGEITVLVDSDTVWTENTLSELVRPFADQRVGGVTTKQRILEPARSWITRWADWLENSRALYSMPAQSVVGQIGCLPGRTIAFRRSILMRVMDKFMTEKFLGVFLEVSDDRTLTNLTLKEGYRTVYQHTSLVYTDAPLKVKKLFKQQLRWARGSQYNTLRMLPWMLGHAPVLAFFFVMDILLPFLLMGVLGGWVYRSLTGQGYNFYEGFLKSYGLQGGVLVVAALMVTSSVISMSIRQIRHLSEKPSDFFRLPVFIIVSTFFLMPIRLLGFFRMAHASGWGTRAGAYAGGPGGISSEEEIARHAGAGDGVGASGGSGASPAPTLPDHVGGVTTATALATRAEVKAAARTALVEASTTASPASRRRLNPLAAIPYLIGISILILEALFLV, from the coding sequence GTGTTCATCTTCCTGCTGCAGCTCCGCCACATGCTCGGCGGCCATCCCGAGTTCTACCTGTTCGCCATCTACTCGGGCCTGATCTGGGTGATCTGGCTCGTCAAGGTCCTCATGTCGCGCCGGTACCGGCCGTACACGGGCGAGTTCCACGGGACGACCAGCGTCGTCGTACCCGTGGTGGACGAGCCGCTCGACCTGTTCCGGGACGTCCTCGGCCGGATGGTCGAGCAGCGGCCCGGGGAGATCATCGTGGTCATCAACGGCGCGCCGAACCCCGAGCTGGCCGAGGTCTGCGAGGAGTTCGCCCCGCTCGTCCGCTGGGTGCACACCCCCATCCCGGGCAAGCGGAACGCTGTGATGATCGGCACGCGGATGTCGACCGGCGAGATCACCGTCCTCGTCGACTCCGACACGGTCTGGACCGAGAACACGCTGAGCGAACTGGTCCGGCCGTTCGCCGACCAGCGGGTGGGAGGCGTCACCACCAAGCAGCGGATCCTCGAGCCGGCTCGCAGCTGGATCACCCGCTGGGCGGACTGGCTCGAGAACTCGCGCGCCCTCTACTCGATGCCGGCCCAGAGCGTCGTCGGCCAGATCGGCTGCCTCCCGGGCCGGACCATCGCGTTCCGGCGCTCGATCCTGATGCGGGTCATGGACAAGTTCATGACCGAAAAGTTCCTCGGCGTGTTCCTCGAGGTCTCCGACGACCGGACGCTGACGAACCTCACCCTGAAGGAGGGCTATCGTACCGTCTATCAGCACACGAGCCTCGTCTACACGGACGCTCCGCTGAAAGTGAAGAAGCTGTTCAAGCAGCAGCTCCGCTGGGCGCGGGGGAGCCAGTACAACACGCTCCGGATGCTGCCGTGGATGCTCGGCCACGCCCCGGTGCTCGCGTTCTTCTTCGTGATGGACATCCTCCTCCCGTTCCTCCTGATGGGCGTCCTGGGCGGCTGGGTGTACCGGTCGCTCACCGGCCAGGGCTACAACTTCTACGAGGGGTTCCTGAAGTCGTACGGCCTTCAGGGAGGCGTGCTCGTCGTCGCCGCGCTGATGGTCACCTCCTCGGTGATCAGCATGTCGATCCGGCAGATCCGGCACCTGTCCGAGAAGCCGAGCGACTTCTTCCGGCTGCCGGTCTTCATCATCGTCTCGACGTTCTTCCTCATGCCGATCCGCCTGCTCGGGTTCTTCCGCATGGCGCACGCCAGCGGATGGGGGACCCGTGCCGGAGCGTACGCGGGCGGCCCCGGGGGCATCAGCTCGGAGGAGGAGATCGCCCGCCACGCCGGTGCCGGCGACGGCGTTGGCGCCAGCGGCGGCTCGGGGGCCTCCCCCGCTCCGACGCTCCCCGACCACGTCGGCGGGGTGACCACCGCGACCGCGCTCGCCACGCGCGCCGAGGTCAAGGCGGCGGCGCGCACCGCGCTCGTCGAGGCCTCGACCACCGCATCGCCGGCCTCGCGCCGACGCCTGAACCCCCTGGCCGCCATTCCGTACCTGATCGGAATCTCGATCCTGATCCTGGAGGCTCTGTTCCTTGTCTGA
- a CDS encoding nitroreductase family protein, whose product MTITDLAPRSADTSAPLLPALAGRWSPRAFDPEAVVDETKLASALEAARWSPSANNSQPWRFIVARRGTPAFDSIVANLMGFNQAWAGSASVLVVAAAEVVDAEGTERRWAAYDLGQAVAHLTIQAHHDGLHTHQMGGFDADGLRAAFDLDERFLPISVTAIGLLGDADALPEPLRARELAPRTRRPLEDVVVVNA is encoded by the coding sequence ATGACCATCACCGACCTGGCGCCGCGCAGCGCCGACACGTCCGCCCCCCTGCTGCCCGCCCTCGCCGGGCGCTGGAGCCCGCGCGCCTTCGACCCGGAGGCGGTCGTCGACGAGACGAAGCTCGCGTCGGCCCTGGAGGCGGCCCGCTGGTCCCCCTCCGCCAACAACTCCCAGCCCTGGCGCTTCATCGTCGCGCGCCGCGGAACCCCGGCGTTCGACTCGATCGTCGCCAACCTCATGGGCTTCAACCAGGCGTGGGCCGGTTCGGCGAGCGTCCTCGTGGTCGCTGCGGCCGAAGTCGTCGATGCCGAGGGGACCGAGCGCCGCTGGGCCGCCTACGACCTCGGCCAGGCGGTGGCGCACCTCACGATCCAGGCGCACCACGACGGGCTCCACACCCATCAGATGGGCGGCTTCGACGCCGACGGTCTCCGTGCGGCCTTCGATCTCGACGAGCGGTTCCTCCCGATCTCGGTGACCGCGATCGGCCTGCTCGGAGACGCGGACGCCCTTCCTGAGCCGTTGCGCGCCCGCGAGCTCGCCCCGCGCACGCGGCGCCCCCTCGAGGACGTCGTCGTGGTCAACGCCTGA
- a CDS encoding zinc-dependent alcohol dehydrogenase family protein, producing MLATVIHGERDVRLEEVPDPVLSTGGDAIVRVVAACVCGSDLWPYRGVTPTDAPHRIGHEFVGVVEEVGPEVSRIKPGDFVIAPFYDCDMTCVNCLNGVSTSCLHGGWWGADDKLGGFADGGQGQKVRVPHADGSLVATPEYPSAELIPSLLTLSDVMGTGHHAAVSAGVREGSTVVVVGDGAVGLCAVLASARLGASRIVAMSRHESRQALAREFGATDIIAERGDAGVAAVKELFDGIGADCVLEAVGTKESMDQAIRSARPGGMVGYVGVPNGGAELPIRPLFGNNVGVNGGVAPVRNYVEELLADVWSGKIQPGKVFDLEVPLTEIAEAYAAMDERRAIKTLVRP from the coding sequence ATGCTTGCAACCGTCATCCACGGAGAGCGCGATGTGCGCCTCGAAGAGGTCCCCGACCCCGTCCTGTCCACCGGCGGAGACGCCATCGTGCGCGTCGTCGCCGCCTGCGTCTGCGGTTCCGACCTGTGGCCCTACCGCGGGGTCACGCCCACCGACGCCCCCCACCGCATCGGTCACGAGTTCGTCGGCGTCGTGGAGGAGGTCGGCCCGGAGGTCTCCCGCATCAAGCCGGGCGACTTCGTCATCGCGCCGTTCTACGACTGCGACATGACCTGCGTGAACTGCCTCAACGGCGTCAGCACCTCCTGCCTGCACGGCGGCTGGTGGGGCGCCGACGACAAGCTCGGCGGCTTCGCCGACGGCGGCCAGGGTCAGAAGGTGCGCGTCCCGCACGCCGACGGCTCGCTGGTCGCGACGCCGGAGTACCCGAGCGCCGAGCTCATCCCGAGCCTGCTCACCCTGTCCGATGTCATGGGCACCGGGCACCACGCCGCCGTCTCGGCCGGTGTCCGCGAGGGCAGCACGGTCGTCGTCGTCGGTGACGGAGCGGTCGGGCTCTGCGCCGTCCTCGCGTCGGCCCGGCTCGGCGCCTCCCGCATCGTGGCCATGTCGCGGCACGAGTCCCGTCAGGCGCTCGCGCGCGAGTTCGGCGCGACCGACATCATCGCCGAGCGCGGCGACGCGGGTGTGGCCGCCGTCAAGGAGCTGTTCGACGGCATCGGCGCCGACTGCGTCCTCGAGGCGGTCGGCACGAAGGAGTCGATGGACCAGGCGATCCGCTCCGCCCGCCCGGGCGGCATGGTGGGCTACGTCGGCGTGCCGAACGGCGGCGCCGAGCTGCCGATCCGTCCGCTCTTCGGCAACAACGTCGGCGTGAACGGCGGCGTCGCGCCCGTGCGCAACTACGTGGAGGAGCTCCTCGCCGACGTCTGGTCCGGCAAGATCCAGCCCGGCAAGGTCTTCGACCTGGAGGTGCCGCTCACCGAGATCGCCGAGGCCTACGCCGCGATGGACGAGCGCCGCGCCATCAAGACGCTCGTCCGCCCCTGA
- a CDS encoding amino acid permease, protein MREDNDSYRRGLKRRHVQMIALGGAIGTGLFLGAGGRLHDAGPGLLVVYAVCGVFAFFILRALGELIVHRPDSGSFVSYARELYGERLAFVIGWVYWIYWAMIGIVDVTAVALYMHFFGRYVPALAEIPQWVFALGALAVVLALNLLSVSVFGELEFWFALVKVLALVAFLAIGIAFVVFGTPVAGRVPGLDLIGESGGLFPNGLIPLVLVVQGVVFAYGAIELLGTAAGETDDVERTIPRAINTVILRIALFYVGSVLLLAMLLPSTAYRAGESPFVTFFASIGVEGADVVMNLVVLTAAMSSLNAGFYSTGRIARALAQRGAAPRFALRMNAAGVPYGGILITGGVALLGVGLNAVVPAGAFEIGINLTSVGLLTSWAVIVLCQLKLHRRARVAGIERPAFRMPGSPWTGYVTLSFLAVVGVLIVLDWPTGTLTVGLAVVVVVPLLVVGWFAVRNRLREPGEEAAELAPGRRA, encoded by the coding sequence ATGCGTGAGGACAATGACTCGTACCGCCGCGGGCTCAAGCGCCGCCACGTCCAGATGATCGCGCTCGGGGGCGCCATCGGCACCGGACTTTTCCTGGGCGCGGGAGGCCGCCTCCACGACGCGGGGCCCGGCCTCCTGGTCGTCTACGCCGTCTGCGGTGTCTTCGCCTTCTTCATCCTCCGCGCGCTCGGCGAGCTCATCGTCCACCGCCCCGACTCCGGCTCGTTCGTGTCCTACGCACGCGAGCTCTACGGTGAGCGCCTCGCTTTCGTCATCGGCTGGGTCTACTGGATCTACTGGGCGATGATCGGCATCGTCGATGTCACCGCCGTCGCTCTGTACATGCACTTCTTCGGGAGGTACGTGCCCGCGCTGGCCGAGATCCCGCAGTGGGTGTTCGCGCTCGGCGCGCTCGCCGTGGTGCTGGCCCTGAACCTCCTGTCGGTCTCGGTGTTCGGCGAGCTCGAGTTCTGGTTCGCGCTGGTCAAGGTCCTGGCCCTCGTCGCGTTCCTGGCGATCGGGATCGCCTTCGTCGTCTTCGGCACCCCGGTCGCCGGCCGCGTGCCCGGCCTCGACCTCATCGGGGAGTCCGGAGGGCTGTTCCCGAACGGTCTGATCCCGCTCGTGCTCGTGGTCCAGGGCGTGGTCTTCGCCTACGGCGCGATCGAGCTGCTCGGCACGGCGGCGGGCGAGACCGACGACGTCGAACGCACCATCCCGAGAGCGATCAACACCGTCATCCTGCGGATCGCCCTGTTCTACGTCGGGTCCGTGCTGCTGCTCGCGATGCTCCTCCCGAGCACCGCCTACCGTGCGGGAGAGAGCCCCTTCGTCACCTTCTTCGCCTCCATCGGAGTGGAGGGCGCCGACGTCGTGATGAACCTCGTCGTGCTGACGGCCGCGATGTCCTCGCTCAACGCCGGGTTCTACTCGACCGGCCGGATCGCCCGGGCGCTGGCCCAGCGGGGAGCCGCTCCGCGCTTCGCGCTTCGCATGAACGCCGCGGGGGTGCCTTACGGCGGGATCCTGATCACGGGAGGCGTCGCCCTCCTGGGCGTCGGGCTCAACGCCGTGGTCCCCGCGGGGGCCTTCGAGATCGGCATCAACCTGACCTCGGTGGGGCTGCTCACCTCGTGGGCGGTCATCGTGCTGTGCCAGCTGAAGCTGCATCGACGGGCCCGCGTCGCGGGCATCGAGCGACCGGCGTTCCGGATGCCGGGGTCGCCCTGGACCGGCTACGTCACCCTGTCCTTCCTCGCCGTCGTCGGGGTCCTCATCGTGCTGGACTGGCCGACCGGCACGCTCACCGTCGGACTCGCCGTGGTCGTCGTCGTCCCCCTCCTGGTCGTCGGGTGGTTCGCGGTGCGCAACCGGTTGAGGGAGCCGGGGGAGGAGGCCGCTGAGCTTGCTCCCGGCCGCCGCGCGTAG
- a CDS encoding GNAT family N-acetyltransferase, with product MTPVRCAVDVALRAASPADRPLLRALLPAASTHDGEAQIAMVLADGEAVGAVVYDRSPGRVHLVDLVVMPTQRGRGIASSALRLLIGPGTIATATVRADDRRALALCERHGFTVVAEHVGRLLLATGVDD from the coding sequence TTGACCCCTGTCCGCTGCGCCGTCGATGTCGCGCTCCGAGCCGCATCGCCCGCCGACCGCCCGCTGCTCCGCGCGCTGCTCCCGGCCGCGTCGACGCACGACGGCGAGGCCCAGATCGCGATGGTGCTGGCCGACGGCGAGGCGGTGGGCGCTGTGGTCTACGACAGGTCGCCGGGGCGCGTCCACCTGGTCGACCTCGTCGTGATGCCGACGCAGCGCGGCCGGGGGATCGCCTCCTCGGCGCTGCGCCTGCTCATCGGGCCGGGGACCATAGCGACCGCGACGGTTCGCGCCGACGACCGCAGAGCGCTCGCGCTGTGCGAGCGTCACGGGTTCACGGTCGTCGCGGAGCACGTCGGCCGCCTCCTGCTCGCGACCGGCGTCGACGACTGA